ATTCATAAGCCTCATGAATGTACTCGGAGCATTAgacaaaccaaatggcataacaAGCCATTCAAAGAGACCATCGTTTTTCTTAAACAcagtcttccattcatctccaAGCCTAATTTTGATTTGATGATACCCACTTTTAAGATCAATCTTCGAGAATATTATGGAACCGGATAGCATGTCAAGAATATCATCTAATCTTGGAATTGGGAAACGACAACTGATCGTGATCTTGTTAACAACTCTACTATCAATAAtcatacgccaagttccatcttTTTTAGGTACAAGAAGGGATGGAACAGCACAAGGGCACAAACTACGTTGTATGAAACCTTTAGACAGAAATTCATCCACTTGTCTTCGAAGTATATCGTGCTCTTTAGGACTCATACGGCAATGTGGAAGATTATGCAAACTTGCACCAGGCATGATATCTATTTGGTGTTGAATATTTCTCATAGGTGGCAAAGAATCAGGCATATCAGATGGTAAAACGCATGCGAACTCATCTAGTAAAGACTGCACTTGAGTAGGAATAGTTGTAGGAAGGTCAGGAGTAGAAGGTTCTACAACTAAGGCATAGATCGTACCTGATTCTTGTGCATCGTCTAAGATGTCCCGGGAAACCAACATCGTAGTCTCTTCTTGTTGTATACTTAACTTAGGTTTCGCATAAGATGGTTGTATTATGATCTTGTTTCCATTGTACATGAACGAATACGTATTAGCTTTACCTCTATAAGTCACATCCACATCATATAGCCATGGACGACCAATTAATATGTGGAAAGCAGTGATATCCACGACATCACAAACCACTGTCTCATTATATACCCAAATTTTGAATGACACGAGACACTGAAAATCTACATTCTTATTGTTGTTATCATCAACCCATCGAATGGAGTATGGTTTAGGATGTGGACGAGTAGACAATTGCAAGTTTTCCACCAATCTATATGAAACAGTATTTTGACAACTTCCACTGTAAATAATCATATCACAGATCGTTTTTTGCACACGTCATTGAATGCGGAATAAACGATTACGAGTAGGATCGTCTGCACTTGGAATAGATAACATATTTCGAATAACACAAGTGGCATAATATCCTTCCTCTCCTTGATCCCCATAAGTAGGTATATCTCCGATATTTTGAGAAAATTCTTCACTTTCTTGTTCATACACATTAGCAGATTCCTCTTCAGTCATCAATGTGCGCCCGCTCCTACATTGATTTGATGTATGGCCCGGTTGCTTACACTTATAACACTTGTTTTCAGTTGGGTATGCATAAGGGTTTTGAGGTTTTGATCTAATGGGCGGAGCATTACTAGGCTGGGGTGGATATTGTGGAGTCTTTGTTTTAGGTGGTTATTGGGAAGAAGATGGTTcggtggtagtggaagtaggaTAAGTACGGTACTGGAATGGAGAAGGTTGTTGCCTATTAGGAAaattttgaaacgaaggtttcCTAAGGCTAAAAAATGATGTTTTGGGGTATGGTTGTGGAGAATGCACGAAAGATTCTATCTTTAAAGCATTATTAATGACAACATGAAGAGAAGTAATTTTTGAGTAGATAACTTTTCTTGTATACCCCAATCAAGTACATTGATGAAACGTCCAATTTTTTGATCAAACGTCTCGCTCAACTGGTTCCGGGATAACAAACGAGAAAATTCAGTCACGTATTCTTGTACTGAGCGGTTACCTTGGCGACAGTTTTGCAAACTGATGATAAGGTTTGCACGTAGTCCGGAGGCAGAAATCTTTGCTTCCACAGTTGTTTCATGGTTGTCCAGGATTGAACTTGTCGCATACCTTGGTTGGCTCGTTCTAGTTGAAGATGATCCCACCATGAAGAGACTGGTCCCGTAAGCTTGAAAGAAACAAGTTCTACTTGCTGATCTTCAGGTATGCGCATATAAGCAAGAAAATGATCAACTGTACACAACCAATCTAGGAAATCCTCAATGTGTAAGAGTCCATCAAACGAGGTTATTTCATCTTTCGGGCGATAGGTTTATGGGTTTCCCATGTTCCTTTTATGGCGTGGTGGTGGAGGATAATAATATGGCTCGTAATCGTCAACATCAATTGCTTGTTATTGTGGAAAAGTCTTGTGCCAATTTTGGGGAGTAGAATAAGAGTTGAAATTCTCACAAAAATCAAATTGCGGGTTGTGGAACGTAGACAAGAAAAGTAAGTTGGAGTAGTGAATAGTGGATGGTAATATGACTTGTTTATGGAAGTATCATGGATGTAAGAAGGTTGGGAAGTGACTGGAGGGGTTTGAAGATGGGTGGTGGAGTTGGGAGGGATAAAAGTATGAGGATGGTCAATTCATCTCGGGTTTTAGGTAATTCTCCAATTACCTTCTTTCCTTCGTGTCCCATGAACTTAATAAACATATTTTCGAATTTTTTTGTGATATCTTCGAAAAGTTCATAGAATACCGTGGTTAGATTCTTTTCAATATTGATTCTCATTGCTTGGGTATCAGTTTCTAGGTATTTCTTCAAATTTTTCCtcaattcttcaatcttcttataaCCCATGTTAGTGGAGGCTCTCAATCGAGGCTCTGGTACGACTTAACGTAGCGGAAAGCGTGTAACTTGGATCAAGGATCCAAAAGATAGTGAAAACTAGTGTGAAATCAATAGATTCAGAAAATCTATAAGAAACTAGAGAACAATAATAACTAGATAAaatatctttgataaatcaaTAAGATAATAATGTTTAATATGTGTAAATTTTACAAGGCTAGGccttcttatataggcttcaCTATTTCCTAAAAGTAATAAAATCGGAAAAGAAAGTCATACTAAACTAGGAAACTAATATGTTCTAGAATTGTTCCAAAATAGGAAAATCATAAATTAGGAAATAATACTAGAAATAGAATACGGTTTGACTCTAATATTAAATAGGGGTGACTTGGTCTAGATGTTCTACATCAGCTGAACCTCATGATAAATTTGTTCTGGCTTTGTCTTTGTATACTCACttattcaaaatcatataatATGCTCTCCAAGACACTACTCAAATCTTCGGATGAGCCGTCATGAAATCTTAACACCGGGTTTATCATTATTATGTTGTATTCCCTCCGTCCTTATTATAAAGGCGGAAAACTGTATTTTTCTTGTCATACCAAGTAGGCGGAATGCTAATTCCAAAATGATTTTTCACGACTACACACTTATTTATGTTGATTGAATATCGTAACAATTTAATTATGTACCTTTAGCATCAGGGATATGATAAAGgataaaacattaaaaaaaacccAAGAAAAACATCGAATGATtatgaaaacaaaaattgaaatcgAACTTATTGTTTTCGAGACCAAAACAAGTCCCCAGGGACGAGTGGTTTCCCAGCTATCTTTTTCCATAAAAAATGGTTACTTCTCAAGGGAAGATGATCCaagattttttttaaaactaaAAAATTCCATTTTACCTTCATCACCCTGATACAAAAAATTGAGTCACTTTCAACCCTCAAGGATTTCAGGCCCATTTTTCTACCAATACCATCTACAAACTCCTAGATAGATGAAAATATGCAACCCCAAAAGAGAACGATGCCTTAATATATATGGGGCTTACCTTTATGGAAATTCGGGATTATGCCCAACCCCTCGAAGGAGTTGGGCTGCCCcagtccaaagcccaaaaggaATTAGTGGGTTTTCTTAGACTCCTAACTTGAGGAGAAAGAAAACGACACTAAGTTAAGGACGTGTGTCAACATGAGGTAAGAGAAAGATAGTTATAAAAGGaaataggatttttttttttaatcggtaAATTAGTCATTTATTGAACGAACGCAGGAACCAACAGCAAAGGAATTACCAGTGAGGTCATAACTAATGGAGTATCATTCAACGTGAATACTGCAATTGTAAAGGGTGCTCAAGACTATAATGATGAAGACGGAGTTATTTGCGCTGTGGTTTCGACGCCTATCGTGCAAAGGGTCAGAGCGAAAGAAACACAATTAATAGTTTGTTTATAGATAACTTATAATTTGACTAGTATTACTACTGAATTAAACCtaataaaaacccaaaaacaaaaacaatgaaaatgtGTGATCGATTGGCCTTTTCAATTCATATGGCATTCTCCAAATCGATGCCATTGAAATCTAATTCATCTAAAGAGAATGATTGGTGCCGGAATTCACATAGGAATTTAGGTGACAAGATTCGTTGGAATTGGACTGTTATTATTAGGAATGATGATGATTGGTGGGATAGTGAGATTCTGAAACCCGTAAAAACGTAGCGGGGATTCTGTGTCAAAACCAATAAGTAACTAGGATAGCGACTTGCCATATTTTTAAATCAGATAGAATTTCTATGCAGGCACATTTGACTAATTTGGATTTTTCCGTAGACTTTGAAAAGACTAAGGGATATAGAATGAATGTTAGAGCCACTTATTTATTTTCAATCCGGTGAGAGATTAGGTGAATGAGTGATTTTTTTATCGTCGAGAAGCAATTAGAACACATTAATATGCATATGATCAGTCGCTTAAATAGAAAAGCTATTCGATTAAGCGACTGATTATGTGCCTCTCCAAAATTCGTAAATCTTTGTGTCCTTTTCTTAAAGAGGCCGATCATGTGCATCCCAATACTGATCTTTTTTATTTAAGAAGTCGATCATGTGCCTTTAACATTGTTTTTTTCTTTAAGAGGCCGATCATGTGCCTCTCAACACTGATTTTTTCTTCAAGGTGCCTCCCTATACTTATTTTTTTCCTGAGTGGCTAATTTTGTGCTTATTAGTCTCCATTATGACACGAGATTGCATAAAAGAGTTTGAGTAACATTCTCATTCTATAGTACCACCTAGTTTGGTATCtttttctttctatcaaactccTTCAATCTAAATAAGTGTTCTCATTTCATAACCCTTGCTCTAAAGCCTAAACATAAGTTGGTCAATATTAATTTATGGAGATATCACAACACTTTTTATGTAAAATATTTAGGAAGGCTCTGTATGAGTTCAAAGATTTTTCTTTTGGTGGTTGTTTCTACGCGGGATGATTGACAATCAAATTTACCATGTTATTGCAAACATTCAAGATCGTTTCATGGGGTAAAAAGTTCTACATGATTAAAAAGCCTggataaattggggcctatgtcaCTTAATTGGGTCCTATAaatacatgacaaaataggattATTAGGAAGTAATTTGTAGAAACTCCTTATCCACTATTTTTGTTAATGCTTAATATgcccttattaaattagtgatgattaattaagttaatatTTGTGAAATTAATTAGTATTTGAGTGGGATTATAATGTTTGGAatagagtagaaattcattttcttttttaaggtttggagggaaatAAGAAGTagaaggaaaaaaaggaaaaactagGGCTTGTGATTatcttagcaaaaatgaaactttatagtgatgatgaagactttagtagtgatgaagaagtgggtgcatcagattatcatgatttcgatcctaccgaattggataaATGAAGAACAGAATGTCCaccaaagaatgcttgaggatattattcaagcacaagaacaatttcgtcgggaagaagaaggtgataatgctcTTAATAAACAGGTATGAGTTATAACGATCTAAaaacatgtatttgcatgtccCAATCGCCCAAAAAGGGGAAAAATTCAAAACTTTAACCCAAAATCTGTTTATTCGATAGCAggacataaaccgattctgggtaaaattCCCAAATTGGGTACAACAATCGGTCTTCGTTCatcaccacataaaccgattgtagtaaGAATTTTGGCGCGATGGGTACATGAAGAAAATCGTCTTTTGTTGGTGATGTTCATAATCCGATTTCTTCAAAATACACGAAGTTGACAATCGGTTTATTTTCctatatatgtaatccgattttggaGAAAAAAAGTTCCATGACAAATGTGAACAAAAATCGGGTTATATGACACGAGACGTGAACCGATTGTAAACTTTGAAATTTTTTCGACAATTCTTTAATCGGCCTTTATAGTTGCACATATAAACGGATTGCTAATAATCGGTTTAATCGACtgtaacatataaaccgattttgaatcatcaacttgttgatatttgttgtagattgttgTGACGTTTGAAAAAGATTAACCCAAAGATGTATATATGCTGGGTCCTGATACCTGTTCCCActatttcaccgatttggaatggGAATACAGAAAcgatgcaaagcaatggtttataAACAAGGGGATAGAGATCAAATACGCGTTAATTTTAGGCCATCGTTCAAGTAAAGATCGTTTGGAATTTGTTTGTCAGAGAGGTGGAAATCAAGAAAGTCACTGGGCAAAGGACAAACTTGACGTGAAGAAgacgacaagggaatacattactaaatcaaagaagtatggttgCCCGTTTATGATTATAGTTAATAGACCCAAGAGACCCGATGGTAGTAAGGTATACAAGCTCTCTAAAGTGCtgaatggttgtcataatcatgatgatccgGAATCTCTTGCTGGACACGCGACCGTTTGTgagttgaaaccacatcaattggaaacggtGAGGTCGATGAAAGCGTTTAGACAAAGTGACATTcttaggaagattaaggaggatgataagaataacttgtccactttgagACAAATTTATACAACAAGAGCAGCTTTAGGAGGAGGGAATGGGATGGTAGATCGGTTATTGAACAATCTCAGGGGTTAGCCAATCAACACGGATACACAATGAGGAATCAAGTATTGGAAGGGaaagtgactcgtattttcttggtGCATTcggagatgatcaagttggcCCAATGATTCTATCAaattttgttaatagattgtacatacaagaccaacaagtacaacATGTCGTTGTTAAACATTGCTCTCCATACTTCCGACAAGTAAACTTTCATGGTAGCATGTTGGTTTACGGATTGGGAGAATGATGTGGTTTTTACTTGGAtgctagagaccttgaaggagatatACCGTAGCGATCAAACTCTGAGGATCACAGTAACGGATAAGGACCTAGCACTAATGAATGCCATTGGAGTGGTTTATCCGGATgctaagcattttctttgcacatggcacatacaatgcaatattagaattaattgtaggggtcatatccaaaagccaaagaaagaaaaaggtaCCGCTCGTGAAAAGGCCGAAGATGAGCGTATTCAAAAACTAACTCTGGAACAACGAGAGGAggacaagaagaaaaggaaatcggagtatgaagcgaatgggttactatggaaggcttttcaacatcattgggatCTAATGGTATACTCAATGTCCCTGGCCGAGTTCGAATCCTACTTGGAGAGTTTTATTGGGCTATGGAAAAAGGATTACGAGAAATGTGTGGTTTAttgcttgaaggaattgttggatccgtacaaggaaaaatttgtgtatgCTTACACCTACCAACACATGCATTACAAGAATGAGGAGACAAGTATCGCGGAAGGATCTCATGGACGTTTGAAAAGCTTGCTCCGAGGGAGCCAAAACACCATGGTTACGGTACAAGAAGCCATCCATGAATATCCCAAGGAAGATATCATCAAGATAACCGCTCAAATAGAAGAGAGTAGGATGAAAATCATCACAAGCTACAAAGATTACCGTTGGTTGATTAGACGTTTAAACTATAGGGTGTCTCATTGGGAAATCATTTAtatgatgaaggattacaaatattatgtaGAAAAGGAGATGTGGAGAAGAAGAATTGTATGTTCATGTATGACGATGACGGCCTTCGGATTTCCGTGTCGTCACATGATTCAGAAGTACCAACAAagaattccttttgaaatcattgatCCTTTTTGGAACCAACTTACTTTCAAACCACCCCCAACTGAAGAACCACTCGAATCCTTTGTGGACACAGATATTGGAAGAGAACTCATTGAGAAATTCGCAAAATAGGATGGTTTGGGACAAAAAGTTTTGATGTACGACTTCAACTAGCCGCGAACCCCATATGGTACCGGCCGGAGAACCAACGGTGCTACCGCCGacgggtagaccacctaccaacATGGATAGGAAGGAAGAAAGGAACCAGTTTAAGGTTGCAATGAGTACCGGAAAAAACCCGTTATTGAGTCATAAAAAAGTCTTTTCTCGACATGAGAATGAAGACGCTAAATATGAAGAGGcgaaggttccaaagaaaagaggTCGACCGAAGATGGGGCAAAGGGGACAAGTAGCGCACAAGCCAAGATAAATGTTTCAAACATTCCTTCACACATTGAGAATGAAGAGGCACCGGCTAAGAGGAAAAGGGAtcgaccaaagaagggagaaaaaTGGACAAGTAGTGCACAAGCAAAGACAAATGTTTCAAACGTTCCTTCACAAATTGAAAATGAAGAGGCACCGGCTAAAAGGAAAAagggtcgaccaaagaagggagaaagaGGAACAAGCGCTCCTTCgcaataattgttacagaatccactgttacagATTTCATTGTCATAGAGAAAAGGCTAACAGGAATAACTTTTGCAGATTTGTTACAAAGATATTGAGTTTGAAAGATTAGGCAACGGTTCTGGCCTTCTTCTCGCTCGACCATGTTGATGATCAACACAACTGCAACTATTTATTTTTGCTCCGCGGCTCCTCCAAACCCTCCGTTCGGTCCCCCAACTCCCGATTATCCCTTGATGACCTCCCAGCACTTGTATTTATACAGTGCATGTGATTGTATCGTCAAAATATCTTTACTTTTCATTCGCTGCAAGTTACTGAGATGAATATCTCCTTCTTCCCATTTTTATCGCACGCTGTGTTTGATTTCTTGCCTTATCCATCATCCTTCCAAATATAGAACCCAATACATCATACTCTCCCATGATCCCCACGTAACTTCCAAATAGAAGCCATATCAATATCCCGGGAAAATCTCTTCCCTGAATTGTCGACCACTCCTATTAATTCCCCATTCCAGCACGAGTGAAAACCATGTTGTGTTGTAACAACTTGTACCGAATCCAACAGTTAAGAAAATCCAATAAAACATCGACCAAATCTCGCTCCAGAAATTCACAGGTGAAAAGAGAATGTCTTTCCTGATTTTCGTGATATACACGGGAACTTCTTTATTTTTCAAAACCAACTCTATTACCACTCCTGTCTTTGTACCATAAGGTAATCCAAATCAATTCCCGTGAAAAGGTCTCCTTAAAAGTCGATCAATTCTTCATCGGAAACATACGCATATGGACTGACCTATTCCCCCAAAAATGAAGCTCGAAAGAGGAAGGTGAAGGGGTCTACCCCGATCCGATGTGTGGGCTCCAAGATCTGCTGGGTaccctggggtgtaaatagtaggtaggtgccccttatcgcctgggtgcccttatccaactaAGGAGTGCCTTTAGCAATTTTGTCCCAGGGGCGCAAATAACACTtgtcgagccaattttttccgcacaagtgtatttctccaaaaacacctacaaaaacataaaataatcaaataactacaaaatcaaggactaacaatacacataactGAGACCAAAATATATCACTAacaatacaaaatcgagcactaacatgAGGATCCAATCGCTCCTTCGCAAAATGAGGATCCAATTGAtccttctcaagagagtcaagcTCCAAACAATCTAATCATTCCTTCGCAAGATAGTCAAGCGAGTACACCACGAGTATCAAGGTTACGTGCATGGAAGGGACAAGCAAGACAAAATGGTTCTATGGTGACTCTAAGGGCCGCTCTTGGTGATGGAAGTACGCCTAGGGATGAACGAGGTAGACCCCATCGAGCGTGTTACACTATATTCGAGGAGTATTACTCGAAATTTCCTGAAATCGTTAAGCCGGCCCTATGTGTTATCCACCAACGACGTGGATGCGGATGGGAATTATGGTTATCACGTTGCGCCAGAACAAATAGGCCATATAAGTTTGGCGgacgatgagaacctaacccaatGTCAATACTTTAGAAAGATGATGGCCTTGCGCCTACATGAAGACAAGGAATTTTACATAttgatgatgaaggaaggaaaaacaagacaagacaaagaagtgatttttgaaaaaaatggttGCTAGAGTACAAGGGCCAAAGAGGAATGAAGCAACTACCCGAGAGCATTGGATGGAAATAcctctatgtggtcatctcttggaggaaacgtggagttgcgttgttcatctatttggtaagggatcatgttatacatagcaccaaaatacaccatttgggatgaatcgcttaagTATCGGAGAATGTTTTTATTCAACCATAACAATATACATTATATTGGTCTTAGAGTACGTGatgattgtccattaccaccggtAGATAGGTTTCATGAGGTCTCGGAGGTCAGCAAGGAGTGGCTAAAAAAATACGATCCCAACATGAGGCAATGAGAGGAATTGATCGAGCCGGATCAATTCAATGGTCtccatttgttggaatgagtattttccttatgttaaaaacttgatctattggatgcttatattttgtcgctttcttatattATATTTTGCAAATTTaaaccaagcttaatgaatgaaagtggttttatttttttgggtAACTTGGACTCATGAATTTGTAACATAATTGGACTTATAATACATTTATAAAGTTCGATTATGAAGCTAGTTTATTGCAGCTTTttaagaatcggtttatatggacaaTAATGTAATCTGATTGTTGGAAGAAAAAGGTACAGAGATTTTTAACtaaacaatcggattacatatggtccAAAATGAACCGATCAAGAAGCCAAAATCGGTTGATGTGTGTattaatgtaatccgattgtagttgatgttcatcacatcaacctaGAATCGGGTTATGTAGGTTCAAATTAAAAACCGATTAAGGCCACAATCATATTAATATGGTGCACATATAAAACGATTCGAGGTGGATTTTCAGAAAACTTAATGAGTGAATTTAAAGTTTCagaggtaaatcattgtagagtatCTCTTAGAAGGAATGGTTTAAAGGGacttaactcaatcacttgagtTGTCtgtttttggtttttctttttataaaccaaaaggaaattagattttaattgttgtttgtgattgattaggatttagtttaattttgatggaaattgaaaaataaattgagttttgagtaatgatttttgtatttgttagttaagttttgattttgtatttgtatttgtgttaaaataattaaggtttttttaaggattaatttagtatttttacaatcttttaaataccTCTTATCATTCTTTATTGGATGGATGAAGAAATTCATAGGCCCTAGTTTAGCCAGGTTAAAAGGATTTGCTATCGGTAACCCCGTGAAATTCTTTCACTCTTTTACACATGGACGGGCTTAGCAATGGGTTAACCAACGCTACAACCCACCCAGTTTAGCCCATAAAAATTTTATGCAGTAAAACTTGTTTAAATCAGCATCAACCCACTTGTATCAATGAGTAGTCTATTTGGTTTAGCCGAAATCACTTTTATCCCATTACTTTATAACATGAAATTTTCTTCGTATCATcaatttgttttctatttttcatTCACGTGTCATAAAAAAGTTTCTTCaatcattttttattatttaattttgCACATTTTAGCTTTTCACTTGTCTGAAAATTTGTCGTAACTTTTGAACCCTACCCTAAGAATTAGTGATATTCCAACCCTTCCTTAAGAATACTTTCGGGTCCGTCCGTGCTTTTACACCAACTTTGTAATAAGGGATAACTATCAGACTAAGTTTTATGCCCAGCACAATTTGATTATTAAACGGTCAAAGGCACACCACAAGGGTTACTTCACAAGTTGGTTGTTTAGAAGAAATAAAACATGTAGTTGTGTGATGGTAATTTCTTTTCTTCCAATGAAAAAAATTTCCTTATAAAAAGGAttagaagttattgtggaacttGTGTTTTCAAACTGATTTATAACACTtttatttttacaagttgaaaagTAGATAGCATGTTTGGCAAAAGTAGAAGTcagaatatgttttttttttttttgtaacaggTACAAATATCATAGTAGAGCCAGAAGCCTACCTTAGAAAATAGTACATGGTTAGCCACAAGAAGTTAGCTCTACCTTTTAGTTGAAATCAACACTCCTTTTATAAACATCTCAGTCCTTTGCATCATCTAAAATCCATCCTTTTAAAAGTATTGAAAAGCATACTCTTTCTTCCTTTCTAAATTTGACTTCTTAGTCTTTCCTCTTGGACTTATTATCTTGACTTTCCTTATTGGAAATTGTGATTACTCTCCTTTGGGCTTAGATTATCTCTTAAACCTTTTCGTAAACCTTATTATTATCACATTTGGACTTAAATCATATATGATCCTTTTTTGAGGTATCAACAATGATCTCAATTGACGTTTTCCAGATCTCAcagcttcacaaaaagttaactcTTTGG
This is a stretch of genomic DNA from Papaver somniferum cultivar HN1 chromosome 1, ASM357369v1, whole genome shotgun sequence. It encodes these proteins:
- the LOC113276312 gene encoding uncharacterized protein LOC113276312, with protein sequence MLGPDTCSHYFTDLEWEYRNDAKQWFINKGIEIKYALILGHRSSKDRLEFVCQRGGNQESHWAKDKLDVKKTTREYITKSKKYGCPFMIIVNRPKRPDGSKVYKLSKVLNGCHNHDDPESLAGHATVCELKPHQLETVRSMKAFRQSDILRKIKEDDKNNLSTLRQIYTTRAALGGGNGMVDRLLNNLRG